One window from the genome of Penaeus monodon isolate SGIC_2016 chromosome 2, NSTDA_Pmon_1, whole genome shotgun sequence encodes:
- the LOC119579525 gene encoding uncharacterized protein LOC119579525: protein MRLLRLYVLCLGVCLSAAGGDEQKRCVITEMKNKIEKLTKETLGKPLYLWSGPSLSSVTFVLFLRNNSGGDEASETVNLKNETQLLLKRWTTIEFSTTKANDTDFPTVSIPAINETHILRNCSNCSLKELQIQVEGSALFALNCSDNTDPQALFADHWEEAETAAPNSVWKISSLLLLPICFLSILCNIWTSVKHRRRSAEEIAHRQEDDLPLVSHGAQNLPLVSHGAQNLPLVSHGAQNLPLVSLGAQNLPLVSLGAQNLPLVSLGAQNLPLVSLGAQDLPPPVPPPFLKSPPEGAVMRERGMREHHDDAQSTESENVYEEAPEGATKVTILYESVNSICGALP, encoded by the exons ATGAGGCTGCTGCGCCTCTATGTTCTGTGCTTGGGCGTCTGCTTGTCCGCGGCCGGAGGCGACGAACAAAAAA GATGTGTCATcacggaaatgaaaaataagattgaAAAACTAACAAAGGAAACACTAGGAAAACCCCTTTACCTGTGGTCTGGTCCTTCTCTGTCTTCGGTGACTTTCGTGCTGTTTTTAAGAAATAACAGTGGAGGTGATGAAGCAAGCGAGACTGTCAATTTGAAGAATGAGACTCAGCTTCTTCTTAAGAGATGGACCACGATAGAATTCTCAACCACAAAG GCAAATGACACGGACTTTCCGACTGTGTCCATCCCGGCTATCAATGAGACTCACATCCTACGGAACTGCTCAAATTGTTCACTGAAGGAACTACAAATTCAAGTAGAAGGAAGTGCCCTGTTTGCCCTTAATTGTTCAGACAACACCGACCCTCAAGCTCTCTTCGCTGACCATTGGGAGGAAGCAG AGACGGCGGCGCCAAATTCTGTTTGGAAAATCAGTTCGCTGCTGCTTCTGCCGATCTGTTTCCTCTCAATCCTCTGCAACATTTGGACCTCAGTGAAGCACAGGAGGCGGAGCGCAGAAGAGATAGCCCACCGCCAAGAAGACGACCTGCCCTTGGTCTCTCACGGGGCCCAGAACCTGCCCTTGGTCTCTCACGGGGCCCAGAACCTGCCCTTGGTCTCTCACGGGGCCCAGAACCTGCCCTTGGTCTCTCTCGGGGCCCAGAACCTGCCCTTGGTCTCTCTCGGGGCCCAGAACCTGCCCTTGGTCTCTCTCGGGGCCCAGAACCTGCCCTTGGTCTCTCTCGGGGCCCAGGATCTGCCCCCACCCGTGCCGCCCCCCTTTCTCAAATCCCCGCCTGAAGGAGCCGTGATGAGGGAACGAGGCATGAGGGAGCACCACGATGACGCTCAGTCGACAGAGAGTGAAAATGTGTATGAGGAAGCTCCGGAGGGCGCGACAAAGGTGACCATCCTGTACGAGAGCGTGAACAGCATTTGCGGCGCCCTTCCTTAG